One region of Jatrophihabitans cynanchi genomic DNA includes:
- a CDS encoding sodium-translocating pyrophosphatase, whose translation MAAHHQIAASLPGITSGQRGFVLVLGAVALLALVYAVVLVKEVLKADQGTPKMQEISKAVQEGAAAYLNRQFRTLGVFAIIVFLLLLLLPVNDGGWPVRIGRAVFFLVGASFSATVGYVGMTMATRANVRVASAARGGGGQRGFHIAFRTGGIVGMLTVGLGLLGACVVLLCYNDHAPTVLEGFGFGGALLAMFMRVGGGIFTKAADVGADLVGKVEAGIPEDDPRNAATIADNVGDNVGDCAGMAADLFESYAVMLVAALILGQSAFGSKGLMLPLIIGGIGVISSVVGILATKLRATDRNGLVPINRGFMISAATSLVLVAIAAFTFLPSNFSKFGAGFASKGNPAVIAFVAVLIGIVLAVLIQQLTGYFTDTIRRPVKDVAKTSLTGPATVVLSGIALGLESAVYTAILIAIALFGAFLLGSGSIGVALFAVALAGTGLLTTAGVIVSMDTFGPVSDNAQGVAEMSGDIDETGARILTDLDAVGNTTKAITKGIAIATAVLAATALFGSFADAIGTATIKAIGADGTISGTNYAFQYLVTQPNNLVGIILGAAVVFLFSGLAISAVGRAAGRVVFEVRDQFRTKPGIMDYTEKPDYARVVDICTKDSLRELATPGLLAIFAPICVGFAIGVAPLAGFLAGAIAAGVLMAVFLANSGGAWDNAKKMVEDGHHGGKGSQAHEATIIGDTVGDPFKDTAGPAINPLIKVMNLVAVLIAPAIVKFSLGNDSSAAVRVVIAVIAFLIIAAAVIVSKKRVVSMGENPADREPAEAAA comes from the coding sequence ATGGCTGCGCACCACCAGATCGCCGCAAGCCTGCCCGGAATCACCAGCGGGCAGCGCGGCTTCGTCCTCGTCCTCGGCGCAGTGGCGCTGCTGGCGCTCGTCTACGCGGTCGTCCTGGTCAAGGAGGTCCTCAAGGCCGACCAGGGCACGCCGAAGATGCAGGAGATCTCCAAGGCGGTCCAGGAGGGCGCGGCGGCCTATCTGAACCGGCAGTTCCGCACCCTGGGCGTCTTCGCGATCATCGTCTTCCTGCTGCTCCTGCTGCTGCCGGTGAACGACGGCGGCTGGCCGGTGCGCATCGGCAGGGCCGTCTTCTTCCTCGTCGGCGCCTCGTTCTCGGCGACCGTCGGCTACGTGGGCATGACGATGGCGACCCGCGCGAACGTCCGGGTCGCGTCCGCCGCCCGTGGTGGCGGCGGCCAGCGTGGCTTCCACATCGCGTTCCGAACCGGCGGCATCGTCGGCATGCTCACGGTCGGCCTCGGCCTGCTCGGCGCGTGCGTCGTGCTGCTCTGCTACAACGACCACGCTCCGACCGTGCTCGAGGGCTTCGGCTTCGGCGGCGCGCTGCTGGCCATGTTCATGCGTGTCGGCGGCGGCATCTTCACCAAGGCCGCCGACGTCGGCGCCGACCTGGTCGGCAAGGTCGAGGCCGGTATTCCGGAGGACGACCCGCGCAACGCGGCCACGATCGCCGACAACGTGGGCGACAACGTCGGCGACTGCGCCGGCATGGCTGCCGACCTGTTCGAGTCCTACGCCGTCATGCTGGTCGCCGCCCTGATCCTGGGGCAGTCCGCATTCGGTTCGAAGGGCCTGATGCTCCCGCTGATCATCGGCGGGATCGGCGTGATCAGTTCGGTCGTCGGCATCCTGGCCACCAAGCTGCGCGCGACCGACCGCAACGGGCTCGTCCCGATCAATCGCGGCTTCATGATCTCGGCGGCCACCTCGCTGGTCCTCGTCGCGATCGCCGCGTTCACCTTCCTGCCGAGCAACTTCTCCAAGTTCGGTGCCGGCTTCGCCAGCAAGGGCAACCCGGCCGTGATCGCGTTCGTCGCGGTACTGATCGGCATCGTCCTCGCGGTGCTCATCCAGCAGTTGACCGGCTACTTCACCGACACCATCCGGCGCCCCGTCAAGGACGTCGCGAAGACGTCACTGACCGGACCGGCCACCGTGGTGCTCTCGGGTATCGCGCTCGGCCTGGAGTCCGCGGTCTACACCGCGATCCTCATCGCCATCGCGCTGTTCGGAGCGTTCCTGCTCGGTAGCGGTTCGATCGGGGTGGCGCTGTTCGCGGTCGCGCTGGCCGGTACCGGGCTGCTGACGACGGCCGGTGTCATCGTCTCGATGGATACCTTCGGCCCGGTGAGTGACAACGCGCAGGGTGTCGCCGAGATGAGCGGCGACATCGACGAGACCGGCGCGCGCATCCTGACCGATCTGGACGCCGTCGGGAACACCACGAAGGCGATCACCAAGGGCATCGCGATCGCCACGGCGGTGCTGGCGGCGACCGCGCTGTTCGGCTCTTTCGCCGACGCGATCGGGACGGCGACGATCAAGGCGATCGGCGCCGACGGCACGATCAGCGGGACGAACTACGCGTTCCAGTACCTGGTCACGCAGCCGAACAACCTGGTCGGCATCATCCTGGGCGCGGCGGTCGTGTTCCTGTTCAGCGGCCTGGCGATCAGCGCCGTGGGTCGCGCCGCCGGGCGCGTGGTGTTCGAGGTGCGCGACCAGTTCCGCACCAAGCCCGGGATCATGGACTACACCGAGAAGCCCGACTACGCCCGCGTGGTCGACATCTGCACGAAGGACTCGTTGCGCGAGCTGGCCACCCCGGGCCTGCTGGCGATCTTCGCGCCGATCTGCGTCGGCTTCGCGATCGGCGTCGCGCCGCTGGCCGGCTTCCTCGCGGGGGCCATCGCCGCGGGCGTGCTGATGGCGGTGTTCCTGGCCAACTCCGGTGGCGCCTGGGACAACGCGAAGAAGATGGTCGAGGACGGCCACCACGGCGGCAAGGGCAGCCAGGCGCACGAGGCAACCATCATCGGTGACACCGTCGGCGATCCGTTCAAGGACACCGCCGGGCCGGCGATCAACCCGCTCATCAAGGTGATGAACCTGGTGGCCGTGCTGATCGCGCCTGCCATCGTCAAGTTCAGCCTCGGCAACGATTCGTCGGCAGCCGTGCGGGTCGTCATTGCGGTCATCGCGTTCCTGATCATCGCCGCCGCGGTGATCGTGTCGAAGAAGCGGGTCGTGTCGATGGGCGAGAACCCGGCCGACCGCGAACCGGCCGAGGCCGCGGCCTGA
- a CDS encoding STAS domain-containing protein, which translates to MDLSVERRSESSVSVVSVAGEVDVHSAPRLREGVSAELTPGASAVVVDLSEVGFLDSTGLGALVSARTTAGERGVLMPVVCTSERIRKLFTITGLDGVFDLHTSLDEALASVPDRA; encoded by the coding sequence GTGGACCTGAGCGTCGAACGCCGAAGCGAGTCCTCAGTATCCGTGGTCAGCGTGGCCGGTGAGGTGGACGTCCACTCCGCGCCGCGCCTGCGGGAGGGCGTGAGCGCCGAGTTGACCCCCGGTGCGTCCGCGGTGGTGGTGGACCTGAGCGAGGTCGGCTTCCTGGACTCCACCGGGCTCGGCGCCCTGGTCTCGGCGCGCACGACCGCAGGCGAACGAGGCGTGTTGATGCCCGTCGTCTGCACCAGCGAGCGGATCCGCAAGCTGTTCACCATCACCGGGCTCGACGGCGTGTTCGACCTGCACACCAGCCTGGACGAGGCCCTCGCGTCGGTGCCCGACCGGGCCTGA
- a CDS encoding DEAD/DEAH box helicase → MRALLERLLAGTAPGDSPCTHVRELPGRAGRAEPWPQWVPAVLAGRLAEAGVAAPWSHQVEAASLAHAGESVVVATGTASGKSLAYQLPGLTALAADERVRVLYLAPTKALAGDQLRSLLQLAVPGVRPACFDGDTPHEERDWVRAHANWVLTNPDMLHRSLLPAHARWASFFRRLRYVVVDECHAYRGLFGSHVALILRRLRRVCALYGSAPTFVLASATVSDPAASASRLIGAPVRAVTADGSPHGATTFALWEPPLTALRGEHDAPVRRAAGAEAGRLLADLVVEGARTLAFVRSRNGAEQTALAAQRLLAEAGLDELAGRVSAYRAGYLPEERRALEAALCSGELLGVAATNALELGLDVSGLDAVILAGFPGTLASLWQQAGRAGRSGAHALVVFVARDDPLDTFLAHHPDAVFGRPVEATVFDPANPYVLGPQLCCAAAESPLRPGELELFGGPAALAVLDDLVARGELRRRQTGWYWTARERPDADIRGSGGPPVTVVDGSNGALIGTVDAGAAHSTVHTGAVYLHQGRSFEVDELDLHGSAAIVHAADPEWTTTARELTDIAIVDVARSSAFGPVTVAFGTVDVTNQVLSYLRRRISTGEIMDEVPLDLPPRELRTRAVWYTVDQEALDAIGLDAAAVPGAAHAAEHAAIGLLPLFATCDRWDIGGVSTALHPDTGRPTVFVYDGHQGGAGFAERGHAAIADWLAATREAIDSCECVAGCPSCVQSPKCGNGNDPLDKRGAVHLLDLLLARLTCSPG, encoded by the coding sequence GTGCGCGCACTGCTCGAGCGGCTCCTTGCCGGCACGGCACCGGGCGATTCGCCGTGCACGCACGTGCGGGAGTTGCCCGGCCGGGCCGGGCGCGCCGAGCCGTGGCCGCAGTGGGTTCCGGCGGTGCTGGCCGGGCGCCTGGCCGAGGCGGGCGTGGCCGCACCGTGGTCGCATCAGGTCGAGGCCGCCTCGCTCGCGCACGCCGGGGAGTCGGTGGTGGTGGCGACCGGGACGGCGTCCGGGAAGTCGCTGGCCTACCAACTGCCCGGACTGACCGCGCTGGCGGCCGACGAGCGGGTCCGCGTGCTCTACCTGGCCCCGACCAAGGCGCTGGCCGGCGATCAGCTGCGCTCGCTGCTGCAGCTGGCGGTGCCCGGCGTGCGGCCGGCCTGCTTCGACGGGGACACCCCGCACGAGGAGCGCGACTGGGTCCGTGCGCACGCGAACTGGGTGCTGACCAACCCGGACATGCTGCACCGCTCGCTGTTGCCTGCGCACGCCCGGTGGGCCTCGTTCTTCCGCCGGTTGCGGTACGTGGTGGTGGACGAGTGTCACGCGTATCGCGGCCTGTTCGGCTCGCACGTGGCGCTGATCCTGCGGCGGCTGCGGCGGGTGTGCGCGCTGTACGGGAGCGCGCCCACGTTCGTGCTCGCCTCGGCCACGGTGTCCGACCCGGCCGCTTCGGCGAGCCGGCTGATCGGCGCACCGGTGCGGGCGGTGACAGCCGACGGATCGCCGCACGGCGCGACCACGTTCGCCCTGTGGGAGCCACCACTGACCGCGTTGCGCGGCGAGCACGACGCGCCGGTGCGCCGGGCGGCCGGGGCGGAGGCGGGCCGACTACTGGCCGACCTGGTCGTCGAGGGCGCGCGCACCCTCGCGTTCGTGCGCTCGCGCAACGGCGCCGAGCAGACCGCGCTGGCCGCGCAACGGCTGCTGGCCGAGGCCGGTCTGGACGAGCTTGCCGGCCGCGTGTCGGCGTACCGGGCCGGGTACCTGCCCGAGGAGCGCCGCGCCCTGGAGGCGGCGCTCTGCTCGGGCGAGCTGCTCGGTGTGGCGGCGACGAACGCGCTGGAGCTGGGCCTGGATGTCAGCGGCCTGGACGCGGTGATCCTGGCCGGCTTCCCCGGCACGCTCGCTTCGCTGTGGCAGCAGGCCGGCCGGGCCGGCCGTTCCGGTGCGCACGCCCTGGTCGTGTTCGTGGCGCGCGACGACCCGCTGGACACGTTCCTCGCACACCATCCGGACGCGGTGTTCGGGCGGCCGGTCGAGGCGACCGTGTTCGACCCGGCCAACCCGTACGTGCTCGGTCCGCAGCTGTGCTGCGCGGCCGCCGAATCACCGCTGCGTCCGGGCGAGCTCGAGCTGTTCGGCGGCCCGGCGGCGCTCGCCGTGCTGGACGACCTCGTCGCGCGCGGTGAGCTGCGGCGGCGCCAGACCGGCTGGTACTGGACGGCCCGCGAGCGGCCGGATGCCGACATCCGGGGCTCGGGCGGCCCACCGGTGACCGTGGTGGACGGAAGCAACGGCGCGCTGATCGGCACGGTGGACGCCGGGGCTGCGCACTCGACGGTGCACACCGGCGCGGTCTACCTGCACCAGGGACGATCCTTCGAGGTCGACGAGCTGGATCTGCACGGGTCGGCGGCGATCGTCCACGCCGCTGATCCGGAGTGGACGACGACGGCGCGCGAACTCACCGACATCGCGATCGTGGACGTCGCACGGTCGTCGGCGTTCGGCCCGGTTACCGTCGCGTTCGGCACCGTCGATGTCACCAACCAGGTGCTGAGCTACCTGCGGCGGCGGATCAGCACCGGCGAGATCATGGACGAGGTGCCGCTGGACCTGCCGCCACGCGAGCTGCGCACCCGCGCCGTCTGGTACACCGTCGATCAAGAAGCGCTCGACGCGATCGGGTTGGACGCGGCGGCGGTGCCCGGTGCCGCGCACGCCGCCGAACACGCGGCGATCGGGCTGTTGCCGTTGTTCGCCACCTGCGACCGCTGGGACATCGGCGGTGTGTCCACCGCGCTGCACCCGGACACCGGGCGCCCCACCGTGTTCGTGTACGACGGGCACCAGGGCGGGGCGGGCTTCGCCGAGCGCGGGCACGCGGCGATCGCGGACTGGCTGGCCGCGACGCGTGAGGCGATCGACTCGTGCGAGTGTGTCGCCGGCTGCCCTTCGTGCGTGCAGTCGCCCAAGTGCGGCAACGGCAACGACCCGCTCGACAAGCGCGGCGCCGTCCATTTGCTCGACCTCCTACTCGCGCGGCTGACGTGCTCGCCCGGCTGA
- a CDS encoding TadE family type IV pilus minor pilin, with translation MLGDRGTVTAELATCLPVLVLLLAVALSAVSVAGQRVRMQDAVREAARAAARGDDATARRLAHQYAPGATVSIDRSGGQVTVVAGGSMHLLARWLPSVTVTARAVAALEPGADGGTGGVPP, from the coding sequence GTGCTCGGGGATCGCGGCACGGTGACCGCCGAGCTCGCCACCTGCCTGCCGGTGCTCGTGCTGCTGTTGGCGGTGGCGCTCAGTGCGGTGTCCGTCGCGGGGCAGCGGGTGCGCATGCAGGACGCGGTGCGCGAGGCGGCTCGGGCGGCGGCGCGCGGCGACGATGCGACGGCGCGGCGGCTTGCGCACCAGTACGCGCCGGGCGCGACGGTCAGCATCGACAGGTCCGGTGGACAGGTGACGGTGGTGGCCGGCGGGTCGATGCATCTGCTCGCGCGCTGGCTGCCGTCGGTGACCGTGACCGCGCGGGCGGTCGCAGCGCTCGAGCCCGGCGCGGACGGCGGGACCGGCGGTGTGCCGCCGTGA
- a CDS encoding DUF4244 domain-containing protein yields the protein MRCSVSSAPTVPANRPGLSAGAVEVRLRLPNGYASAVAAVAFAAVLYKVVRSGAVSSALSSIVTSALHAI from the coding sequence CTGAGGTGTTCGGTTTCCTCGGCCCCAACGGTGCCGGCAAATCGACCAGGGCTCTCGGCTGGCGCTGTTGAGGTGCGACTGCGACTACCCAATGGCTACGCGAGCGCCGTCGCGGCCGTCGCGTTCGCGGCCGTGCTCTACAAGGTGGTGCGCAGTGGCGCGGTGTCCTCGGCGTTGTCGTCGATCGTCACGTCGGCACTGCACGCGATCTGA
- a CDS encoding TetR/AcrR family transcriptional regulator, translated as MTVPYEASGRAAQKQRTRAALAEAAQRLFAAGLNPTVDAVAEAAGISRTTAYRYFPSQRSLLAVAFPETGSTTLLPDPAPRDAHTRLDLTVEGFARFNLRNEAALRAQLLASLEPGAAQPPLRQGRAIAWLEDALAPLRSRKPDVDVRRLAVAIRAATGIESLVWLTDIAGLTREQYVDLAQWTARALLEFALKDARAARGTARR; from the coding sequence ATGACGGTGCCATACGAGGCCAGCGGTCGGGCCGCCCAGAAGCAACGCACCCGCGCCGCGCTGGCCGAAGCGGCGCAGCGGCTCTTCGCAGCCGGCCTGAACCCGACCGTCGACGCCGTCGCCGAGGCGGCCGGGATCTCCCGCACCACCGCCTACCGGTACTTCCCGAGCCAGCGCTCGCTGCTCGCCGTCGCCTTCCCGGAGACCGGATCCACGACCCTGCTGCCCGACCCCGCACCGCGCGACGCGCACACCAGACTCGACCTCACCGTGGAAGGATTCGCCCGGTTCAACCTGCGCAACGAAGCCGCGCTGCGCGCCCAGCTGCTCGCCTCGCTGGAACCGGGAGCCGCGCAGCCGCCGCTGCGGCAGGGGCGCGCCATCGCCTGGCTCGAGGACGCACTCGCCCCGCTGCGCTCGCGCAAGCCGGACGTGGACGTGCGCCGCCTGGCCGTCGCCATCCGCGCGGCCACCGGCATCGAATCGCTGGTCTGGCTGACCGACATCGCCGGTCTGACCCGGGAGCAGTACGTTGACCTCGCCCAGTGGACCGCCCGGGCGCTGCTCGAGTTCGCACTCAAGGATGCCCGCGCCGCGCGCGGGACGGCGCGCCGATGA
- a CDS encoding cupin domain-containing protein produces MCGDPVITNPSLYRVVFENERVRVLEYRDGPGDRTTPHRHPDSVMVTLSSFRRRLASGGRRVDVEIPAGQVRWLDAQEHSGENVGDTPTHTVFVELKEEAPARVAAARLGPAEP; encoded by the coding sequence ATGTGCGGCGATCCGGTGATCACCAACCCGAGCCTGTACCGGGTGGTCTTCGAGAACGAGCGGGTCCGGGTGTTGGAGTACCGCGACGGTCCCGGTGACCGCACTACGCCGCACCGGCATCCGGACAGTGTCATGGTCACGTTGTCGTCGTTCCGTCGTCGCCTGGCCAGCGGCGGCCGCAGGGTCGATGTCGAGATCCCCGCCGGCCAGGTCCGCTGGCTGGATGCGCAGGAGCACAGCGGAGAGAACGTCGGCGACACTCCGACGCACACGGTGTTCGTCGAACTGAAAGAAGAGGCGCCTGCGCGTGTAGCCGCGGCCCGGCTTGGCCCGGCCGAACCCTGA
- a CDS encoding class I SAM-dependent methyltransferase, protein MSRFYTFAYAVGFTPWERAAAADTETLPRLFAREETEHGGPAKALDLGCGSGAHTLTLAERGWTVTGVDLVPKALERARRRIAQHGVTAELVRADVTALPPETVGTGYDLFLDIGCFHGLAPDERAAMGRAVTAIATTGATMLLLAFKAGAAPRPLPRGADQPDIEAAFAGWTVTDVEAAVVDGMPKRLRKAAPSWYRLRRKP, encoded by the coding sequence ATGAGCCGCTTCTACACATTCGCCTACGCCGTCGGGTTCACCCCGTGGGAACGGGCTGCGGCCGCCGATACCGAAACCCTGCCGCGGCTTTTCGCCCGCGAGGAGACCGAACACGGCGGGCCCGCCAAGGCACTCGACCTCGGCTGCGGATCCGGCGCGCACACCCTGACGCTGGCCGAGCGCGGCTGGACGGTCACCGGCGTGGATTTGGTCCCGAAGGCCCTGGAGCGTGCCCGCCGACGGATCGCCCAACACGGCGTCACCGCCGAGTTGGTGCGCGCGGACGTGACCGCCCTGCCCCCGGAGACGGTCGGCACCGGCTACGACCTGTTCCTCGACATCGGCTGCTTCCACGGGCTCGCGCCGGACGAGCGCGCCGCCATGGGGCGTGCGGTCACCGCGATCGCGACGACAGGTGCCACGATGCTGCTGCTGGCGTTCAAGGCCGGCGCCGCGCCGCGCCCACTTCCGCGGGGCGCCGACCAGCCCGACATCGAGGCCGCGTTCGCCGGCTGGACGGTCACCGACGTCGAGGCGGCCGTGGTCGACGGCATGCCGAAACGGCTGCGCAAGGCCGCGCCGTCCTGGTACCGGCTCCGCCGGAAGCCCTGA
- a CDS encoding TetR/AcrR family transcriptional regulator, giving the protein MSTSSGAGRRIRRGADTRRRIEQAAADLFVARGYHGTSMQDIATAARVHVQTIYLAYGTKAELLRAAASWKVSEGEDPAIPPPERRWVREVIAEPDPRRKVRLYVRHIRHVTQQWAPMRDVMRAAAGEPEVAEKLAAMEYGRYQGPENLWPAIAENGQFRDGLTAGDAAVLTYAIASPDTFRQLRERGWSWDRAEAAIVDTLVRMLLKT; this is encoded by the coding sequence ATGTCCACGTCCAGCGGTGCCGGCCGCCGCATCCGTCGCGGAGCCGATACGCGGCGGAGGATCGAACAGGCCGCTGCCGACCTGTTCGTCGCGCGCGGCTACCATGGCACCTCCATGCAGGACATCGCCACGGCCGCCCGGGTGCACGTCCAGACGATCTACCTCGCATACGGCACCAAGGCCGAACTGCTGCGAGCCGCCGCCTCCTGGAAGGTGTCCGAAGGCGAGGACCCGGCGATCCCGCCGCCGGAGCGGCGCTGGGTGCGAGAAGTGATCGCCGAGCCCGACCCCCGCCGGAAGGTGCGCCTGTACGTGCGCCACATTCGCCATGTGACGCAGCAGTGGGCGCCGATGCGCGACGTGATGCGCGCCGCTGCTGGCGAACCCGAAGTCGCCGAGAAACTGGCCGCCATGGAATACGGCCGCTACCAAGGCCCGGAGAACCTGTGGCCGGCCATCGCCGAAAACGGCCAATTTCGCGACGGCCTTACCGCCGGCGACGCCGCGGTGCTCACCTACGCCATCGCCAGCCCGGACACCTTTCGGCAGCTACGTGAGCGGGGGTGGTCGTGGGACCGCGCCGAGGCCGCCATCGTCGACACGCTCGTCCGGATGCTGCTGAAGACCTGA
- a CDS encoding ABC transporter permease: MTVPTNRDPHALAMHARPRAAGPAGASLAFAWRSLLKIKHVPEQLGDVLGIPILFTLLFTYLFGGALAGSTHDYLQFLLPGTLALAVVFVTVYSGVTLNRDLSTGAFDRFRSMPIWRPAPIVGALIGDLGRYLIAAGLVDGLGFAMGYRAGGGPLGVAAAIALVLLFASALSWLWIALGLILRTPTAVQNLGFVILFPVVFVSNVFVRPDTMPGWLRRIADGNPITHLANAERGLMAGTASATQVLWVIAAAGALIAIFAPLTTALYQRRN; encoded by the coding sequence GTGACCGTGCCGACGAACCGGGACCCACATGCACTGGCGATGCACGCGCGCCCGCGCGCCGCAGGCCCGGCCGGCGCCTCGCTGGCCTTCGCCTGGCGCTCGCTGCTCAAGATCAAACACGTGCCTGAGCAGCTCGGCGACGTCCTCGGCATCCCGATCCTGTTCACCCTGCTGTTCACCTACCTCTTCGGTGGCGCGCTGGCCGGCTCAACGCACGACTACCTGCAATTCCTGCTCCCCGGCACCCTTGCGCTCGCAGTCGTGTTCGTCACCGTCTACAGCGGCGTCACCCTCAACCGCGACCTGTCCACCGGCGCCTTCGACCGGTTCCGGTCCATGCCGATCTGGCGGCCCGCACCGATCGTCGGCGCCCTGATCGGCGACCTCGGCCGCTACCTGATCGCCGCCGGCCTGGTCGACGGGCTCGGCTTCGCCATGGGCTACCGCGCCGGCGGCGGACCGCTCGGGGTCGCCGCCGCGATCGCGCTCGTGCTCCTGTTCGCCTCCGCCCTGTCCTGGCTCTGGATCGCGCTCGGGCTGATCCTGCGCACGCCGACCGCCGTACAGAACCTCGGCTTCGTGATCCTGTTCCCCGTCGTGTTCGTCAGCAACGTCTTCGTCCGACCCGACACCATGCCGGGGTGGTTGCGCCGCATTGCGGACGGCAACCCGATCACCCACCTCGCCAACGCCGAACGCGGCCTCATGGCCGGCACGGCCAGCGCGACTCAAGTGCTGTGGGTGATCGCCGCGGCCGGTGCCCTCATCGCGATCTTCGCCCCGCTCACCACAGCCCTGTACCAGCGACGCAACTAG
- a CDS encoding ATP-binding cassette domain-containing protein, with translation MTTTHRETSDLAVEAEGLVKTFGTARAVDGLDLAIPRGSVFGVLGPNGAGKTTTIRVLATLLRPDAGSVRVFGHDVAREPAAVRRRISLTGQFASVDEDLTALENLVLVGRLLGHSRRTARRRADELLAAFDLAGAAARQTAQLSGGMRRKLDIAASIFVKPDLLFLDEPTTGLDPRSRSHVWAIVRSIVADGTTVLLTTQYLDEADQLADRIAVIDHGRVIAAGTRGELKASAGAGGFRVRLFDPTQRDQAQTVLARDLGVAVHAGPDPASLSARIPQNGRRSELADLAARALTRLSGAGISVSDFTLGQPSLDEVFLALTGSSAEPEPAAEEALA, from the coding sequence ATGACGACGACACACCGCGAAACGTCCGATCTGGCCGTCGAGGCCGAGGGCTTGGTGAAGACCTTCGGAACCGCCCGCGCGGTCGACGGCCTCGATTTGGCGATTCCGCGCGGCAGCGTCTTCGGCGTGCTGGGTCCGAACGGGGCGGGCAAGACCACGACGATTCGCGTGCTGGCCACGTTGCTGCGCCCGGACGCGGGCTCCGTGCGGGTGTTCGGCCACGACGTCGCCCGTGAGCCCGCGGCGGTGCGGCGCCGGATCAGCCTGACCGGCCAGTTCGCTTCGGTGGACGAGGATCTCACCGCTCTGGAGAACCTGGTGCTGGTCGGCCGACTGCTCGGTCACAGCCGACGCACCGCACGGCGGCGCGCGGACGAACTACTCGCCGCATTCGACCTCGCCGGTGCGGCGGCTCGCCAAACGGCTCAGCTGTCCGGCGGGATGCGCCGCAAACTGGACATCGCGGCCAGCATCTTCGTCAAGCCGGACCTGCTGTTCCTCGACGAACCGACCACCGGTCTGGACCCGCGCAGCCGCAGCCACGTATGGGCGATCGTGCGCAGCATCGTCGCCGACGGAACCACCGTGCTACTGACCACCCAGTACCTCGACGAGGCCGACCAGCTCGCCGACCGGATCGCCGTGATCGACCACGGCCGGGTCATCGCGGCCGGCACCCGCGGGGAGCTCAAGGCCTCCGCAGGCGCTGGCGGATTCCGGGTGCGGCTGTTCGACCCGACCCAACGCGACCAGGCACAGACGGTCCTCGCCAGAGACCTCGGCGTCGCCGTCCATGCTGGACCCGACCCGGCCAGCCTGAGTGCTCGCATCCCGCAGAACGGCCGACGTTCCGAACTGGCCGACCTCGCGGCCCGGGCGCTGACCCGACTGTCTGGCGCCGGGATCAGCGTCAGTGACTTCACCCTCGGCCAGCCCAGCCTCGACGAGGTCTTCCTGGCCCTCACCGGCAGCAGTGCCGAACCCGAACCGGCTGCAGAGGAGGCACTCGCGTGA
- a CDS encoding TetR/AcrR family transcriptional regulator — MDKSGGQQGRPAVGERGPASRPTRERLMSAAAELIAELGWGRVTTRAVADRAGLPHGAVSYHFRGKQELLIDATMFAFERAVPVGEFAARATVAGLIDLVEVQVADREAIDPVTSRLMFEAMREAERDQKLRARMGAMLHQYRELMIRTVADDQQQDAVFAGAPADALATLLAAVGDGLLLHALLDPDLDIRAALDALRTLLQAREGSAGAPRRPSTRRRKEPRARREP; from the coding sequence ATGGACAAGTCAGGTGGACAACAGGGCCGGCCGGCTGTCGGGGAGCGTGGTCCGGCGTCCCGGCCGACCCGCGAGCGGCTGATGAGCGCTGCGGCCGAGCTGATCGCCGAGCTGGGGTGGGGACGGGTGACCACCCGCGCGGTCGCCGACCGGGCCGGCCTGCCGCACGGTGCGGTCAGCTACCACTTCCGCGGTAAGCAGGAACTGCTCATCGACGCGACGATGTTCGCCTTCGAACGCGCGGTGCCGGTCGGTGAGTTCGCGGCACGTGCCACGGTCGCCGGGCTGATCGACCTGGTCGAGGTGCAGGTGGCCGATCGCGAGGCGATCGATCCGGTGACGTCCCGGCTGATGTTCGAAGCGATGCGCGAGGCCGAACGCGACCAGAAGCTGCGGGCCCGGATGGGCGCCATGCTCCACCAGTACCGCGAACTGATGATCCGAACCGTTGCCGACGACCAGCAACAGGATGCGGTATTCGCCGGCGCTCCCGCGGACGCGCTGGCCACCCTGCTCGCCGCCGTCGGCGACGGCCTGCTCCTGCACGCGTTGCTCGACCCGGACCTCGACATACGGGCCGCGCTCGACGCGCTGCGCACACTGCTGCAGGCGCGCGAGGGCAGCGCCGGGGCGCCGCGGCGTCCGAGCACGCGGCGGCGAAAGGAGCCCCGTGCTCGGCGCGAGCCCTGA